The following DNA comes from Halalkaliarchaeum sp. AArc-CO.
GCGAGCGCCTCAAAGAGTTCCTCGGCCGTCTCGAATTTCTGTTCTTTCCGGTCGACCGGCGAGACGGTGTCCATGCCGCCGACCTGGGTCGGCGAGGCGTCGAGCCCAACCTCGTCGGGATCGATGCCGAGATCCTCGGCGGTAATCTCCATTGGCTCGAACTCGTTTTCGGCGTAGATCTTGCGGTGGAGCCCCGCGGGGCGGGGCACGTTTTCGCCGAAGGCGAACGCGACGACGACCGGGAGGTCGGCGGCGACGCGTTCGTGGCCGCCTTCGACGTCGCGGACGGCGACGAGACGGTTCTCCTCGGGACGGGGTTCCAGGTCTTCGACGTAGGTCAGTTGCGCCCAGTCGTTGTGGGCGGCGATCCCCGGCGGAACCTGGCCGGTCGAGGAGTCGGTGGTTTCCTCGCCGCAGACGACGACGTCGGCGTCGAAGTACTTGACCGCCTCCGCCAGCGTGTAGCTGGTCGGCCAGGTGTCGCTACCCGCGAACGCCCGATCGGTTATCAGGGCGGCGTCGTCACAGCCCATCGCGACGGCCTCCTCGAGTACGGCGGCGGCGTTGGGCGGGCCCATGGTGATTGCGATCACCTTACCGCCGACCTCGTCGCGCAGCGCGAGTGCCGCCTCGAGCGCGTTTCGATCCGGGGAGTTCAACACGGCAGGGGCGTTTGCCCTGTCGAGTCGACCCGTGTCCGGATCGATCGTTACCTCGTCGGAGTCGGGAACCTGTTTGACTCCCACTACGATTGTCCAACCATCACTCATTTATTACACCTCATATTGTGTCGGCTTCCGGACCGACATCGCGTGTTAGAACTTCGGCTATCTCGACGAATAAAAGGGGAACGTGTTTCTCACAGTCTGGGAATTTCTTCTCTCCCGAGTGAATTGGCGGGACGTTATTTAAGCAGTAGCG
Coding sequences within:
- a CDS encoding electron transfer flavoprotein subunit beta/FixA family protein, translated to MSDGWTIVVGVKQVPDSDEVTIDPDTGRLDRANAPAVLNSPDRNALEAALALRDEVGGKVIAITMGPPNAAAVLEEAVAMGCDDAALITDRAFAGSDTWPTSYTLAEAVKYFDADVVVCGEETTDSSTGQVPPGIAAHNDWAQLTYVEDLEPRPEENRLVAVRDVEGGHERVAADLPVVVAFAFGENVPRPAGLHRKIYAENEFEPMEITAEDLGIDPDEVGLDASPTQVGGMDTVSPVDRKEQKFETAEELFEALAETEVFS